The following coding sequences are from one Sardina pilchardus chromosome 16, fSarPil1.1, whole genome shotgun sequence window:
- the rps4x gene encoding small ribosomal subunit protein eS4 yields the protein MARGPKKHLKRVAAPKHWMLDKLTGVFAPRPSTGPHKLRECLPLIIFLRNRLKYALTGDEVKKICMQRFIKIDGKVRTDVTYPAGFMDVISIEKTGEHFRLIYDVKGRFTVHRITNEEAKYKLCKVKKIIVGTKGIPHLVTHDARTIRYPDPSIKVNDTVRIDLATGKITDFIKFDTSNLCMVTGGANLGRIGVITNRERHPGSFDVVHVKDSSGTSFATRLSNIFVIGKGMKPWVSIPRGKGIRLTIAEERDKRLAAKQGSS from the exons ATG GCCCGAGGACCGAAGAAGCATTTGAAGCGCGTTGCGGCGCCCAAGCATTGGATGCTTGACAAGCTAACTGGAGTATTT GCTCCTCGTCCATCCACTGGGCCTCACAAGCTCAGGGAATGCCTGCCCCTCATCATCTTCCTGAGGAACCGTCTGAAGTACGCCCTGACAGGAGATGAAGTCAAGAAGATCTGCATGCAGAGGTTCATCAAGATCGATGGCAAGGTCCGCACTGATGTGACCTACCCTGCTGGTTTCATGG atgttaTCAGCATCGAGAAGACTGGTGAACACTTCCGTCTGATCTACGATGTGAAGGGACGTTTCACCGTCCACCGCATCACAAATGAGGAGGCCAAG TACAAGTTGTGCAAAGTGAAGAAAATCATCGTTGGCACCAAGGGCATCCCCCACCTGGTCACCCATGATGCCCGCACCATCCGCTACCCTGACCCCAGCATCAAGGTCAACGACACAGTCCGCATTGACCTGGCCACAGGCAAAATCACAGACTTCATCAAGTTTGACACCA GTAACCTTTGCATGGTCACCGGTGGTGCTAACTTGGGGCGTATTGGAGTGATCACCAACAGGGAGAGGCACCCTGGATCTTTCGATGTCGTTCACGTCAAGGACAGCAGTGGCACAAGCTTTGCCACCAGGCTCTCCAACATCTTTGTGATTGGCAAG GGCATGAAGCCATGGGTGTCCATCCCCCGTGGAAAGGGCATCCGCCTCACCATTGCcgaggagagagacaagagactgGCTGCCAAGCAGGGCAGCAGCTAA